The following proteins are co-located in the Nocardia bhagyanarayanae genome:
- a CDS encoding response regulator transcription factor: MTIRVLLVDDQQLVRAGLRMLCETAGDLEVVGEAATGADAVRLAGRTRPDVVLMDLRMPGMDGIRATATILAERPATRVLALTTFDDDEHLYPALSAGACGFLVKDASPTDLLDGIRRAAAGDRPFSPGVLGRVVDSALIAHTHRETPSAPSFPGLTARESEVLELVTDGLSNAEIADRLQVGITTVKTHITNLMTKTGATNRVRLAVLGLRGY, encoded by the coding sequence GTGACCATCCGGGTACTGCTCGTCGACGATCAGCAACTGGTGCGCGCCGGACTGCGGATGCTGTGCGAAACCGCGGGCGACCTCGAAGTAGTGGGCGAGGCCGCCACCGGCGCCGACGCCGTGCGCCTTGCCGGCCGCACCCGCCCCGACGTGGTGCTGATGGATCTGCGAATGCCAGGAATGGACGGAATCCGGGCTACCGCAACCATACTCGCCGAACGACCGGCCACCCGCGTGCTTGCCCTGACCACCTTCGACGACGACGAACACCTCTACCCGGCGCTGTCCGCGGGCGCCTGCGGATTCCTCGTCAAGGACGCCTCACCGACCGACCTGCTCGACGGCATCCGCCGGGCCGCCGCGGGCGACCGCCCCTTCTCTCCCGGCGTGCTCGGCCGGGTGGTCGATTCCGCGCTGATCGCGCACACTCATCGCGAAACCCCATCAGCTCCTTCCTTTCCCGGCCTGACAGCCCGGGAATCCGAGGTCCTCGAGCTGGTCACCGACGGCCTGTCGAATGCCGAGATCGCCGACCGACTGCAGGTCGGCATCACGACCGTGAAGACCCACATCACCAACCTGATGACCAAAACCGGTGCCACCAACCGGGTTCGGCTGGCCGTGCTCGGGCTTCGCGGTTACTAG
- a CDS encoding response regulator transcription factor — translation MAGVAVTDLPGEYAKPGKVRRIGFVEDHQAMAVGLAAILSQQPDLTVVALAPTVPELLSQTTEMDLAILDLRLPDGSSPRANVELLRRHGIDCLVYTTGTTGDWRDLVRSAARAGVLGVALKNEPIDLTIAMIRAAASGRQVATMAWAAAIDTDPALPRIDLPPRQRQVLELYANGETAGAVARKLGLSDHTVNDYLARIRRRYAEAGRPVRSRIDLYREAAKDGFVKGDRPSSE, via the coding sequence ATGGCCGGCGTCGCAGTGACCGATCTGCCAGGCGAGTACGCGAAACCGGGCAAGGTCCGCCGCATCGGGTTCGTCGAAGACCATCAAGCCATGGCCGTCGGCTTGGCGGCCATCCTCTCGCAACAGCCGGATCTGACCGTGGTCGCCTTGGCACCGACCGTTCCGGAATTGCTCTCTCAGACAACGGAAATGGATTTGGCGATCCTGGACTTGCGGCTGCCGGACGGCTCGAGCCCGCGTGCCAACGTCGAACTGCTCCGCCGACACGGGATCGACTGCCTTGTCTACACCACCGGCACCACCGGGGATTGGCGTGACCTTGTCCGTTCGGCCGCTCGGGCAGGCGTTTTGGGCGTCGCGCTCAAGAACGAACCGATAGATCTGACGATCGCGATGATTCGCGCCGCCGCCTCGGGCAGACAAGTCGCCACGATGGCGTGGGCGGCCGCCATCGATACCGACCCGGCACTGCCCAGGATCGATCTTCCGCCGCGGCAACGACAGGTGCTCGAGCTGTACGCGAATGGCGAGACTGCCGGGGCCGTCGCCCGCAAACTCGGCCTGTCCGATCACACGGTCAACGACTATCTGGCTCGAATTCGTCGGCGGTACGCGGAAGCCGGCCGGCCGGTCCGTTCTCGCATCGACCTCTATAGAGAGGCGGCCAAAGATGGTTTCGTCAAAGGTGACCGCCCCTCCTCCGAGTAG
- a CDS encoding sensor histidine kinase, which translates to MLVRTDYDGGLLLSDILFAVSYSALPAAACVGLIRTGRILDETSHAVTAAAADNAAAEARRFERRRFDGLTHDGVIATLLQASRAANTPLLAGYGRSTLESLDGLRSGAAPAEHVEIVRWLANLRAVVADIDDTVPVLVNESADRLGPMPGMVATLLVSATGEAVRNWQRHASTPVRAAVCEVTVTVERTAVTVEITDDGAGFDTTAVPSVRIGLRANIIEAFADLPGGWSSIDSLPGRGCRVCVGWTTT; encoded by the coding sequence ATGCTGGTCCGCACCGACTACGACGGCGGCCTGCTGCTGAGCGACATCCTGTTCGCCGTCTCCTATTCGGCGCTGCCCGCTGCGGCCTGCGTCGGCCTGATCAGGACCGGCCGCATTCTCGACGAGACATCCCACGCCGTGACGGCTGCAGCCGCCGACAACGCCGCTGCCGAGGCGCGTCGCTTCGAACGGCGACGCTTCGACGGGCTCACCCACGATGGCGTCATCGCGACGCTGCTCCAGGCATCACGCGCCGCCAATACTCCGTTACTCGCCGGCTATGGGCGGTCCACACTCGAGAGTCTGGACGGCTTGCGCTCGGGCGCCGCCCCGGCCGAGCATGTCGAAATTGTTCGATGGTTGGCGAATCTGCGCGCCGTTGTCGCTGACATCGATGACACGGTTCCGGTGCTGGTCAACGAATCCGCGGATCGCCTCGGCCCGATGCCGGGAATGGTAGCGACGCTGCTGGTGAGCGCGACCGGTGAAGCCGTGCGCAACTGGCAGCGACACGCGAGCACACCCGTGCGGGCGGCCGTGTGCGAGGTGACCGTCACCGTCGAGCGGACGGCGGTGACGGTCGAGATAACGGACGACGGCGCCGGCTTCGATACGACCGCCGTACCGTCCGTTCGAATCGGATTGCGCGCCAATATTATCGAGGCATTCGCGGACCTGCCCGGCGGTTGGTCCAGTATCGACTCCCTGCCCGGCCGGGGCTGTCGTGTGTGCGTCGGGTGGACGACGACATGA
- a CDS encoding GTPase family protein, producing MFEKLQLQKIMTALKLQNPHISEAQWAETEARLAERIKNVSPPTIALIGLAGVGKSSTINALFNAGAKVSHHEPCTRVAQPIVGDLYEYTGRKGNIIVYDMPGLGENLMADETHYETYSKVLPNVDVAIWVIDAPSRVISPIEVALRRLRAENGNALVDKIVFAANKIDRIDPGEEAWIRQANVPSKQQQRTIGLYERFLRDALKNEVSSAEDSIVCYSAKRRYNLELLLEKVGMHAPDDRAWLLGRVADVADFREFVDPRLLGWIEANRDQLSQFNGRR from the coding sequence ATGTTCGAAAAGCTGCAGCTGCAGAAGATCATGACCGCATTGAAACTGCAGAACCCGCACATCAGCGAAGCGCAATGGGCCGAGACCGAGGCGCGCCTGGCCGAGCGCATCAAGAATGTCTCGCCGCCGACGATCGCACTCATCGGGCTGGCCGGCGTCGGCAAGTCATCGACCATCAACGCCTTGTTCAACGCGGGCGCGAAGGTCAGCCATCACGAGCCGTGCACCCGGGTCGCGCAGCCGATCGTGGGCGATCTGTACGAGTACACCGGCCGTAAAGGCAACATCATTGTTTACGATATGCCGGGTCTCGGCGAGAACCTCATGGCCGACGAGACGCACTACGAGACGTATTCGAAGGTGCTGCCGAACGTCGACGTGGCGATCTGGGTCATCGATGCGCCGAGCCGGGTGATATCGCCGATCGAAGTCGCACTGCGGAGGTTGCGCGCGGAGAACGGCAACGCGCTGGTCGACAAAATAGTCTTCGCGGCGAACAAGATCGACCGGATCGATCCGGGCGAGGAAGCCTGGATCCGTCAGGCGAACGTCCCGAGCAAGCAGCAGCAGCGAACGATCGGACTGTACGAGCGGTTCTTGCGCGATGCACTGAAGAACGAGGTGAGCAGCGCCGAGGACAGCATCGTCTGCTACTCGGCGAAGCGCCGCTACAACCTGGAGCTGCTCCTGGAGAAGGTCGGCATGCACGCGCCCGATGATCGTGCGTGGCTGTTGGGCCGGGTGGCCGACGTGGCCGACTTCCGGGAATTCGTGGACCCGCGCCTGCTCGGGTGGATCGAGGCGAACCGAGATCAGCTGAGCCAGTTCAACGGTCGGCGGTGA
- a CDS encoding phospholipase A2, giving the protein MKLVSALMVPAATVCALLVASPANAHTTQSPATPSNDGPHPWAVHPSESSACSTPGISVSSVFWVYDFNHACKHHDGCYEGFPRNGKPTHWVSRKQCDDWFLGDMFASCQFSWDSRSCLSWMATYYNGVRIGGGPGYRGPVND; this is encoded by the coding sequence ATGAAACTCGTTTCCGCACTGATGGTTCCGGCTGCGACCGTCTGCGCCCTGCTGGTCGCGAGCCCGGCCAACGCGCACACGACGCAATCTCCCGCGACACCGTCGAACGATGGCCCGCACCCGTGGGCTGTCCACCCCTCCGAGTCGAGCGCGTGCTCTACCCCGGGGATCAGTGTCTCGTCGGTGTTCTGGGTCTACGACTTCAATCACGCGTGCAAGCACCACGACGGCTGCTATGAGGGGTTCCCGCGCAACGGCAAGCCGACGCATTGGGTCAGCCGCAAGCAGTGCGACGACTGGTTCTTGGGCGACATGTTCGCCTCCTGCCAGTTCTCATGGGACTCACGGAGCTGCCTCAGCTGGATGGCCACCTACTACAACGGGGTCAGGATCGGCGGCGGCCCCGGCTACCGCGGGCCGGTCAACGACTGA
- a CDS encoding TetR family transcriptional regulator: MEAVFAERGYEGTITNAVAAAAGISQALFARTDMPATLRATIAPAHVAIHAQVETLVGAAFPQLGPEDRHRTTTVAIQLLRGMMPLIVEANQEQCPALVEELRLVVRSYLLARTER; encoded by the coding sequence ATGGAGGCGGTCTTCGCCGAGCGCGGATACGAGGGCACGATTACCAACGCCGTGGCCGCAGCAGCCGGGATCTCACAGGCGTTGTTCGCCCGCACGGACATGCCCGCCACGCTGCGTGCGACCATCGCGCCCGCACACGTCGCGATCCACGCGCAGGTAGAAACCCTTGTGGGCGCAGCGTTTCCGCAGCTGGGTCCCGAGGACCGGCATCGAACGACCACGGTGGCGATCCAACTGCTCCGTGGCATGATGCCCTTGATCGTCGAGGCCAACCAGGAGCAATGCCCGGCACTGGTCGAGGAGTTGCGTCTCGTCGTCCGGTCCTACTTACTCGCCCGCACCGAGAGATGA
- a CDS encoding helix-turn-helix transcriptional regulator produces the protein MAESQLSKFLRSRRDRLEPRDAGLVDMPRRRRVPGLRREDVAQLAGVSVDYYTRLEQGRSSNVSDSVLVAVAKALLLDPDEREYLVQITRAHAERHIVFPQADETARRLLRWISAPALVLNPRLDVLASNEPAELLLVEGDSAAAQRNLARIQLLGANSRERFPDQRVIAHEFAAHLRMMTSRFPFDDALTTLIDELYSHSASFRAEWESYPVRSISGGVTTIDHHRWGLLSLHYEVATVTPDLQHLLWIYTATPGSQEERTLRAYATSSPAADTPPSRLPGSR, from the coding sequence GTGGCAGAGTCCCAGTTGTCGAAGTTCCTTCGTTCGCGGCGTGATCGCCTCGAACCGCGCGATGCGGGGCTGGTCGACATGCCCAGGCGTCGCCGCGTTCCGGGTTTACGACGCGAGGACGTGGCGCAGCTGGCCGGGGTCAGTGTGGACTACTACACCCGGCTCGAGCAGGGGCGTTCTTCGAATGTCTCCGACTCCGTGCTCGTCGCGGTGGCCAAGGCGCTGCTGTTGGATCCCGACGAGCGCGAGTATCTGGTTCAAATCACCCGCGCCCACGCAGAAAGGCACATCGTCTTTCCACAAGCGGATGAGACAGCGAGACGGTTGTTGAGGTGGATTTCGGCGCCAGCGCTGGTGCTCAACCCCCGTCTGGATGTACTCGCAAGCAACGAGCCCGCTGAACTTCTCCTTGTGGAAGGGGATTCAGCTGCCGCACAACGAAACCTCGCCCGCATACAACTCCTAGGCGCCAACTCGCGCGAGCGTTTCCCGGATCAGCGCGTTATCGCTCACGAGTTCGCAGCTCACCTGCGCATGATGACGAGCAGATTCCCCTTCGATGACGCCTTGACCACATTGATCGATGAGTTGTACAGCCACAGTGCGAGTTTCCGCGCCGAGTGGGAATCGTATCCCGTGCGATCGATATCAGGCGGGGTCACCACGATAGATCACCACCGATGGGGTCTACTGAGTCTTCATTACGAAGTCGCCACAGTCACGCCCGATCTCCAGCACCTGTTGTGGATCTACACCGCCACGCCGGGCTCACAAGAGGAGCGAACATTGCGCGCATACGCCACAAGTTCGCCAGCGGCGGATACTCCGCCCTCTCGCCTTCCTGGCAGCCGATGA
- a CDS encoding PPE domain-containing protein, whose amino-acid sequence MSETSATNPWQILRVQAHDGALEFHPEAALDVVELATELVGGVLAIRENATGVEHFEALSNLSSGAALAAKFAQKGAELGQILDGHITVLETMIDTFVAAGREYARADDLNADELGRITVPREASTTLGRSPESTPIVGELDSEGHYSDPGYWLEPHVAHDIEPMSRRLREHDEFEPTTIADDTENANALTYEDLYQLGRSIRAQQVADAGGRWKWMSQRIRAIFVEYANHVETVTVEQWRGEGREAAVAAVRAYAHAARQLSNSMAVMADNLAYTAGWLEATRVSMPQDPVNPAGSSSTQYVPMGPYGTYSMPVTVEDPTPEYQEALRQTYGVGIDASAVRVPVLPPVETAFAQVPVIEEGVAGGGSDRGPGGNGAAESLADTRTEALTQPVSTAGAQMPTMPVSAVGAETSMRPVTYPQPDDGQVRTTPAAAGSFPPSAGQRKDNAPDFARPQSSDLGQNLAGTLARAVQQASPDRRPLSAPLSSASPNSIPHQSSPARTAADGSGGRGVGGAASAGAASDAHRDPARMAKLFPRATSVPIEPGGAAAAPRSSTAPVAPAMGGPAGMGGAANGADKRDGHRRAAYLDSPHHFEEALGEAPRVVNTPVIER is encoded by the coding sequence GTGAGTGAGACCAGCGCGACCAATCCTTGGCAGATATTGCGCGTTCAGGCGCACGACGGTGCTCTCGAATTCCATCCAGAGGCCGCGCTCGACGTTGTCGAATTGGCGACAGAGCTCGTCGGCGGTGTGCTGGCGATTCGCGAGAACGCAACAGGGGTGGAGCATTTCGAGGCGCTGTCGAACTTGTCGTCAGGTGCGGCGCTCGCGGCCAAGTTCGCGCAAAAGGGCGCCGAACTGGGCCAGATCCTGGACGGACATATCACTGTTCTCGAGACCATGATCGACACCTTCGTCGCCGCGGGCCGGGAGTACGCCCGCGCCGATGACCTGAACGCGGACGAACTCGGGCGCATCACCGTGCCGCGCGAAGCATCGACCACGCTCGGACGCTCACCGGAATCGACGCCCATCGTCGGCGAGCTCGACAGCGAAGGACACTATTCGGACCCCGGCTATTGGCTGGAACCTCATGTCGCCCACGACATCGAGCCCATGTCGAGACGGCTGCGAGAACACGACGAATTCGAGCCGACAACGATCGCGGACGACACCGAGAACGCCAACGCACTGACCTACGAGGACCTCTACCAACTCGGCCGAAGCATCCGCGCCCAGCAGGTCGCCGACGCCGGCGGGCGCTGGAAGTGGATGAGTCAGCGAATCCGCGCGATCTTCGTCGAATACGCCAATCATGTCGAAACCGTGACAGTGGAGCAGTGGCGCGGCGAAGGGCGTGAAGCGGCTGTCGCCGCGGTGCGGGCCTACGCCCACGCCGCTCGACAACTGTCCAACAGCATGGCGGTCATGGCAGACAACCTCGCATACACCGCCGGGTGGTTGGAAGCGACTCGGGTGAGTATGCCTCAGGATCCGGTCAATCCTGCCGGTTCTTCTAGCACCCAGTACGTTCCCATGGGGCCCTACGGCACCTATTCGATGCCTGTCACAGTGGAGGATCCCACCCCGGAGTATCAGGAGGCTCTGCGCCAGACGTACGGGGTCGGGATCGATGCTTCGGCCGTTCGTGTTCCCGTCTTACCGCCAGTCGAGACAGCCTTTGCCCAGGTGCCTGTCATCGAGGAGGGCGTAGCGGGCGGCGGAAGCGACCGCGGTCCCGGTGGAAACGGAGCCGCGGAAAGCCTCGCCGATACGAGGACGGAGGCGCTGACGCAGCCGGTCTCGACCGCCGGTGCGCAGATGCCGACCATGCCTGTTTCCGCCGTGGGCGCCGAGACTTCGATGAGGCCAGTGACCTACCCGCAACCGGACGATGGTCAGGTGCGGACGACTCCTGCGGCAGCCGGTTCGTTCCCACCCAGCGCGGGACAGCGCAAGGACAACGCACCGGACTTCGCGCGACCGCAATCGAGTGACCTCGGGCAGAATCTGGCGGGAACTCTTGCGCGAGCAGTCCAACAGGCATCGCCCGACCGACGCCCGCTGTCGGCTCCCCTATCCTCGGCATCACCCAATTCGATTCCACACCAGTCGTCTCCGGCGCGCACGGCGGCGGACGGATCCGGCGGGCGCGGAGTGGGAGGTGCGGCGTCGGCCGGTGCGGCATCCGACGCACATCGCGACCCTGCCCGCATGGCGAAACTGTTTCCCCGTGCCACCTCCGTCCCCATCGAGCCGGGTGGGGCCGCCGCGGCACCTCGCTCGAGCACCGCGCCGGTCGCTCCTGCCATGGGCGGTCCTGCCGGGATGGGTGGAGCCGCCAACGGTGCGGACAAGCGCGACGGGCACCGGCGAGCCGCCTACCTCGACTCGCCGCACCATTTCGAGGAGGCGCTGGGTGAGGCGCCTCGTGTGGTCAACACTCCGGTGATCGAACGATGA
- a CDS encoding ESX secretion-associated protein EspG: protein MTKWKLDDLEFVVLWERLREGLLPRPFTFISRIPLERDYQRARHDIRERLRTTVSAELEQALDVAARPDIRIIIRGVDATNPDNPHGSIRMLAVRRGANGYLLTQLPGETIQHSAGFTITECDSLRLADAVVTALPAAVAGAHDTIALPTPDETSDYDQHFASPRISAAWHDTDESAAQRILRRPATRVGTIEIVQGTSRFGPRGRLIRQLQWRDLSDDGRYTIPNHPPYTAYSADPERFIRLINIEIAAVVSAIKEQRS from the coding sequence ATGACGAAGTGGAAGCTCGATGATCTCGAATTCGTCGTACTGTGGGAACGATTGCGCGAAGGCCTGCTGCCGCGGCCGTTCACCTTCATCAGCCGGATTCCGCTCGAACGCGACTATCAGCGGGCCCGCCACGACATTCGAGAACGGTTGCGCACCACGGTGTCCGCCGAACTCGAGCAGGCTCTGGATGTCGCCGCCCGCCCGGACATTCGAATCATCATCCGCGGCGTCGATGCCACAAACCCCGACAATCCACACGGCAGCATTCGGATGCTCGCCGTGCGCCGCGGCGCGAACGGCTACCTACTTACTCAGCTGCCGGGCGAAACCATCCAGCACAGTGCGGGTTTCACGATCACCGAGTGCGATTCTCTGCGGCTGGCCGACGCGGTGGTGACCGCGCTGCCCGCCGCCGTCGCGGGTGCACACGACACCATCGCGCTGCCGACTCCCGACGAGACCAGCGACTACGACCAGCACTTCGCCTCGCCGCGGATATCGGCGGCCTGGCACGACACCGACGAATCGGCAGCCCAGCGGATCCTGCGGCGACCCGCGACGCGAGTGGGGACCATCGAAATCGTCCAGGGCACTTCACGTTTCGGCCCGCGCGGCCGCCTGATCAGGCAACTCCAATGGCGGGACCTGTCCGACGATGGCCGCTACACGATCCCGAATCACCCGCCCTACACCGCCTACTCCGCCGACCCCGAACGGTTCATCCGACTGATCAACATCGAGATCGCTGCCGTGGTATCGGCAATCAAAGAGCAGCGATCATGA
- a CDS encoding nuclear transport factor 2 family protein: protein MSRTVSSSDRRFARSRRAVMIASVVSACTAPSVACDATGDPAPEHLPTTSEQVRRVADNAMDRFDAGWRTGDWQPFFAVLTDEFSFRFPEDPARGVFTGAQGRQKIEEWALFHARSGNRVSGNRIRTDVAGTRVIYEYESHGTSPTTAGYRNREIILVEIHGDRISALHEYWGDARPTTPT from the coding sequence ATGTCCCGCACAGTGTCGTCCTCGGATCGCCGATTCGCGCGATCACGGCGCGCGGTCATGATCGCGTCGGTCGTATCCGCTTGCACCGCGCCGTCGGTCGCTTGTGATGCCACCGGAGATCCGGCTCCAGAGCACCTGCCCACCACCTCGGAACAGGTGCGCCGCGTCGCCGACAACGCCATGGACCGTTTCGATGCCGGCTGGCGCACTGGCGATTGGCAACCGTTCTTCGCCGTGCTGACCGACGAGTTCAGCTTCCGATTCCCCGAAGACCCCGCCCGCGGCGTCTTCACCGGCGCACAGGGACGACAGAAGATCGAGGAATGGGCACTGTTCCACGCCCGCTCGGGCAACCGAGTCTCCGGCAACCGTATTCGCACCGACGTCGCCGGAACCCGAGTGATCTACGAATACGAATCCCACGGCACCTCCCCCACCACGGCGGGATACCGCAACCGGGAGATCATCCTCGTGGAGATCCACGGCGACCGAATCAGCGCGCTGCACGAATACTGGGGCGACGCGCGGCCCACAACGCCAACCTGA
- a CDS encoding TetR family transcriptional regulator, with amino-acid sequence MEPSDQPEMSLRERKQQRAREAIVEAAHDLFAERGFDLVTVTDIAARAEVGRATFFRYFGDKQEVVFADSGRDLEAALAEVEHTWNDRPIGDSLPAALAYVRALLLAFVTQLVQRPSEYRAYERLIAEQPELRARSLVKQRGYVDRITAELTERGVGLEVAALAAELGMACYFAGRVVADNDPSRLLTAIEAAFDRLCQEPKTGARVSDRSTAGPR; translated from the coding sequence GTGGAACCTTCGGATCAGCCCGAGATGTCGCTGCGCGAGCGCAAGCAGCAGCGGGCACGGGAGGCGATTGTGGAGGCGGCGCACGATTTGTTCGCCGAACGCGGGTTCGACCTCGTCACCGTCACAGACATTGCCGCTAGAGCGGAGGTCGGCCGAGCGACGTTCTTCCGGTACTTCGGTGACAAACAGGAAGTGGTCTTCGCCGACAGCGGCCGCGATCTGGAGGCGGCCCTGGCCGAGGTCGAGCACACGTGGAACGACAGACCGATCGGCGACTCGCTGCCTGCCGCGCTGGCGTATGTGCGTGCGCTGCTCCTGGCGTTCGTCACCCAGCTGGTGCAACGGCCGTCGGAGTACCGCGCCTACGAACGGCTGATCGCCGAACAGCCCGAACTGCGCGCCCGCAGCCTCGTCAAGCAACGTGGTTACGTGGACCGGATCACCGCCGAACTGACCGAACGAGGTGTGGGGCTCGAAGTCGCGGCGCTTGCCGCCGAGCTCGGCATGGCGTGCTACTTCGCCGGCCGCGTTGTGGCCGACAACGACCCGAGCCGACTGCTCACCGCGATCGAGGCTGCCTTCGACCGGCTGTGCCAAGAGCCGAAGACCGGCGCGCGCGTGTCCGATCGATCGACCGCCGGGCCGCGCTGA
- a CDS encoding nuclear transport factor 2 family protein, with product MRKRTNVAVVLSALTVMAGAMLAFVPSAAAGGPEQRAEEQTRALLNAFERKDLNAITEKIAQNATITVPLSFTGAPEPAGHFANKEEVLGYVSGVTTNFQTIRFTDLRITVTAKGETTFAQANGDFVTADGRPYRNVYIYRFDWKDGLMVHADEYANPITLCDIFENLNC from the coding sequence ATGCGCAAGCGTACAAACGTCGCCGTCGTCCTGAGTGCCCTGACAGTGATGGCCGGAGCAATGCTCGCCTTCGTGCCCTCGGCAGCGGCCGGTGGACCGGAGCAGCGGGCCGAGGAACAGACCCGCGCACTCCTCAACGCGTTCGAACGCAAAGACCTGAACGCCATCACCGAGAAGATCGCCCAGAACGCGACGATCACCGTCCCGCTTTCATTCACCGGCGCACCGGAACCCGCGGGTCATTTCGCCAACAAAGAAGAGGTCCTCGGCTACGTCAGCGGGGTGACCACGAACTTCCAGACCATCCGGTTCACCGACCTGCGAATCACGGTGACCGCGAAGGGAGAAACGACCTTCGCACAAGCCAACGGGGACTTCGTCACCGCCGACGGCCGCCCCTACCGCAACGTCTACATCTACCGTTTCGACTGGAAAGACGGCCTGATGGTGCACGCCGACGAATACGCCAACCCCATCACCCTGTGCGACATCTTCGAAAACCTCAACTGCTGA
- a CDS encoding helix-turn-helix transcriptional regulator translates to MANGSALTEFLLSRRARLSAREMGLTDGGGRRRVPGLRREEVAYLAGVSVDYYVRFEQGRTANVSDAVLDAVARALRLDGQEREHLFRLVRPPRAEQTAEDHVEARAGVHQLLDWIAAPALVIGHRMDILAWNQPATRLITDFGLLSSNARNLARLHLLDSPVRSNYPDQDFIVREIVGHLRYSAGRHPDDARLTELIAELRDNNADFRQEWDRQMVRSKSHGFKRFEHPTLGGLTLSYEIAYLTDDFDQMLLVYTAARGSREGQVLRGLWDAVEP, encoded by the coding sequence GTGGCGAACGGTTCGGCGTTGACGGAGTTCCTGCTCTCCAGACGTGCTCGGCTGAGTGCGCGGGAAATGGGGCTGACCGACGGGGGTGGTCGACGACGGGTGCCGGGATTACGGCGCGAGGAAGTGGCCTACCTCGCTGGCGTGAGTGTCGACTACTACGTGCGATTCGAGCAAGGTCGCACCGCGAACGTCTCCGACGCAGTACTCGACGCTGTCGCGCGAGCACTGCGGTTGGACGGCCAAGAGCGCGAGCATCTGTTTCGACTGGTGCGTCCGCCTCGCGCCGAGCAGACCGCGGAGGATCACGTGGAAGCTCGCGCCGGTGTGCATCAGCTGTTGGACTGGATCGCCGCACCGGCACTCGTGATCGGCCACCGGATGGACATCCTTGCCTGGAATCAGCCGGCGACTCGACTGATCACAGACTTCGGACTTCTCTCTTCCAATGCTCGCAACCTCGCGCGCCTGCACCTTCTGGACTCGCCGGTCCGTAGCAACTATCCCGACCAGGATTTCATTGTCCGTGAGATCGTCGGGCACCTGCGCTACTCTGCCGGTCGACACCCCGATGATGCGCGACTCACGGAGTTGATCGCGGAGCTGCGCGACAACAACGCGGACTTCCGTCAGGAGTGGGATCGTCAAATGGTGCGCTCGAAGTCCCACGGCTTCAAGCGATTCGAGCATCCCACGCTGGGCGGGCTGACCCTGTCATATGAGATCGCCTATCTCACCGATGATTTCGATCAGATGCTGCTCGTGTACACCGCGGCACGAGGGTCGCGCGAAGGTCAGGTCCTGCGCGGACTGTGGGATGCGGTCGAACCGTGA